The proteins below come from a single Chitinophaga pinensis DSM 2588 genomic window:
- a CDS encoding PD40 domain-containing protein, whose product MLRSLLLTLTILSQSLVFAQQPIKRSGKYLGEQTPGMTPVKFAPGLISLPDQHEFGSIFSANGEECYFAVDSKGKAEIRHTKLVGGQWTKPLTILSDKVYSYNDPMLSPDESKLFFISDRSPDDTGKKKDYDIWYVKRNGDRWSAPINAGPAINSSRHEYYVSFAKNGTMYFSSNKHADANRTNNFDIYAALAAQTGFQQPSRLAETINTGQYEADVFVAADESYIIFSAAHTDGYGAGDLYISFRKADGSWSHAKNMGDTINTPGHELCPFVTADGKYLFYTSRQDIYWVDATIIDKFR is encoded by the coding sequence ATGCTAAGATCACTACTGTTAACACTCACCATCCTGTCTCAAAGCCTTGTCTTTGCGCAACAGCCCATAAAACGATCGGGTAAGTACCTGGGAGAACAAACACCCGGTATGACACCGGTTAAATTTGCCCCCGGCCTGATCTCCCTGCCGGATCAACATGAATTCGGCTCTATATTTTCAGCGAACGGAGAGGAATGTTATTTTGCCGTTGATAGCAAGGGTAAAGCTGAAATCAGGCATACGAAACTGGTCGGCGGCCAATGGACAAAACCCCTGACAATACTTTCTGATAAAGTATACAGCTACAATGACCCAATGCTGTCTCCTGACGAAAGTAAACTGTTTTTTATCTCCGATCGTTCACCGGATGATACAGGTAAAAAAAAGGATTATGATATCTGGTATGTAAAGCGAAACGGAGATCGCTGGTCCGCACCAATCAATGCCGGTCCGGCCATCAACTCTTCCCGACACGAATACTATGTCTCTTTTGCTAAGAACGGCACCATGTATTTTTCGTCTAATAAACATGCCGATGCCAATAGAACAAACAACTTTGATATCTATGCTGCCCTCGCCGCACAAACAGGATTTCAACAACCTTCACGCCTCGCTGAGACCATCAATACCGGACAATATGAAGCGGATGTATTTGTAGCAGCGGATGAATCTTATATTATCTTCTCAGCGGCACATACCGACGGATATGGCGCCGGAGATCTTTACATCAGTTTCAGAAAAGCAGATGGTTCATGGAGCCACGCAAAGAATATGGGCGACACCATCAATACACCCGGTCATGAACTCTGTCCCTTTGTGACTGCAGACGGCAAATACCTGTTCTATACCAGCCGACAGGACATCTACTGGGTAGATGCCACAATCATCGATAAATTCAGATAG
- a CDS encoding ubiquitin carboxyl-terminal hydrolase family protein, whose amino-acid sequence MPLEHSSEKTIHNQDRAVAHQSNNSAISRPAVPAIQKMSEDKSEEEAGMEELAEDAAIPAKFSLSADNSNDIPGLPNIQPFQLRSGSTAMAAGPVVQLKKLLITAPGRGRKNDVVIAMEHDDLINAIQPPRVRRTANGMTISIGGKPPKYVPIDNVIAAVQKAIRAMDVDGKVANELKMLLEVLTDQKNTKPKTRSNKRKREASPVRDVKRPKKDDKGMRDLEEKKVYEALEKEKKDEVQVGDFTTVEQEVKPIGSDEALKFVAWNLNHFGEGKNLTEKEITAKIREFSPNGGVRDMKQYDKYERTPEMIDGFLNVLAKYAGALPLFTNTTEVSLLMDAVSNLKYILERVSKKNKYYGVKYTIIEEIAGSLKKHYILAHSRRLLKQHPSLIMGFNEVGEGVDTMKQKLEDKTKEKPKGSGIQVERGPRLQSISISVPLIIDAVNVHNRFAEKKNWIPNYLVEKKERYSTSDRWDHFEAYERLGEKTDYLRNGQIEYYPVAFNSGVFEYKGAMIVSGTEVIPVADAENIVWTKNPGLVKYHKFRPIVVHRFALKKEKKEEEGTDITMGMSEGDNAPAEKEVWFGMVHTSPHGDEFDRREIYVNQLSESIPALRDEAAGKNAQLVIGGDYYIAEEALITSPPKLQYEDNNYVDDTGFKMDSSEVSRRGLKAGKYVGKSGRVKTVKETNMELEGETEAKTEMPIGAVTAVDTEMQPEIETGAKTVTEIGPVTNKKPEIELDVETDAKEGKKKEEEENPYVQGKMNEIRNMVHPLTDDPYNFKDTLSKEKMKDVRSLTGTNENSLGLQSADYFIIDQATSQTYQTGIIDPVTGIPLYMESDNREMSDAWFAFSDHVPVMLVVSPNEDDKSVNNAFAGNRGYFDSDPSSLNLFDLRYLQISNAMARIREDVSLYPKEHVDFLEKHFALLQDRRKSGIIGDDALLFMNRFIIDIDSVMAGKKERMDISTEMFEVYQAREAYITTVLYQIWSDMYSIRDNDGNNDVLLIHIDDVRMILKEEKINALHNRGKGMGNQASKEARQVLERYVQTSSLDALDETFEALITYPPVMDNLAREKAQYNLVMDDFSHRKAEITTALLQGLMEQIGLYVNGMMEDEATDKGKKQVNIRSNFNLFAELIGNAGTTHKVRKKHDKSFSGDIYGENLQDTTQELALFGGIPNRGNDCFMNSLCQLLTLPAYQELALDFEVRDFINKIGKPEPIKRIDVWELRLYLFAVNRINTMGGQEDATELLGKLMDEIEPLLVNDKQQYDDTFKILSSYKRTITGSMPDVTNAPVDQSIVQWVNNEKTTDQAPENILYVPIDSATGLVNWLQSPKRQYSFLPGLEWAAMNDQWHSVIKMEEEVVFKRLPAVLTIALNRFGNDLQKINKKFEMPVKFSQISNDGGIRMEHFYELNGFVYHQGTTRSEGHYWMHKKQGDNWMKAEDAYVDPSNMEESDNERTFSHDIDNAYIYTYVRTHTAQPQDMGPVPWDGTYMEQENDGNVETPVTGSSPNTNKQPEYFFL is encoded by the coding sequence ATGCCCCTCGAACATAGTAGCGAAAAGACTATCCATAACCAGGACCGTGCTGTGGCGCATCAATCGAATAATTCGGCCATTTCCAGACCGGCAGTACCTGCTATTCAAAAAATGTCGGAAGATAAATCAGAGGAAGAAGCAGGTATGGAAGAATTGGCAGAGGATGCCGCCATTCCTGCTAAATTCTCCTTGTCTGCAGATAATAGCAATGATATTCCTGGACTTCCCAACATACAGCCATTCCAACTCAGGTCAGGCAGCACCGCAATGGCTGCCGGCCCGGTCGTTCAGCTGAAAAAACTACTGATTACAGCACCCGGCAGAGGGAGGAAAAACGATGTTGTGATAGCAATGGAGCATGATGACTTGATAAACGCTATCCAGCCGCCCAGAGTGAGGCGTACCGCTAATGGGATGACCATTAGTATCGGAGGGAAGCCCCCTAAATATGTTCCGATCGATAATGTGATTGCTGCAGTGCAAAAAGCGATTAGGGCCATGGACGTAGATGGGAAGGTGGCCAATGAACTCAAAATGCTGCTGGAGGTACTTACCGACCAAAAGAATACCAAACCCAAGACACGAAGCAATAAGCGCAAACGGGAAGCATCACCTGTAAGGGACGTAAAACGACCAAAGAAAGATGATAAGGGAATGAGGGATCTTGAGGAGAAAAAAGTATATGAGGCGCTGGAGAAAGAGAAGAAAGATGAAGTGCAGGTCGGAGACTTTACTACTGTTGAGCAGGAAGTAAAACCTATCGGTTCGGATGAAGCACTGAAATTTGTTGCCTGGAACCTGAACCATTTTGGGGAGGGCAAAAATCTGACCGAGAAAGAAATAACAGCGAAGATAAGGGAATTCTCACCCAACGGCGGCGTAAGGGACATGAAACAATATGACAAGTATGAGCGTACCCCCGAGATGATCGACGGATTTCTGAATGTACTGGCTAAGTATGCAGGTGCACTGCCGCTTTTTACAAATACGACGGAGGTCAGTCTCCTGATGGATGCTGTCAGTAACCTGAAGTATATATTGGAAAGAGTCAGCAAAAAGAATAAGTACTATGGCGTAAAATATACCATCATCGAGGAAATTGCCGGTTCCCTGAAAAAACATTACATACTGGCGCATTCCCGGCGTTTATTAAAACAGCACCCCTCCCTCATTATGGGCTTCAACGAAGTAGGTGAAGGAGTAGATACAATGAAGCAGAAACTGGAAGACAAGACAAAAGAAAAACCTAAAGGCAGTGGCATTCAGGTAGAAAGAGGGCCACGCCTGCAGTCTATTTCGATAAGTGTACCACTTATTATAGATGCAGTTAATGTACATAACAGATTCGCGGAGAAGAAAAATTGGATACCTAACTACCTGGTGGAGAAAAAGGAACGATATAGCACATCTGATCGTTGGGATCACTTTGAGGCATATGAACGACTGGGTGAAAAGACCGACTACCTGCGCAATGGACAGATAGAGTATTATCCTGTCGCTTTTAATAGCGGCGTATTTGAATATAAAGGCGCCATGATAGTCAGTGGAACTGAAGTTATTCCGGTGGCGGACGCGGAGAACATAGTATGGACTAAAAATCCCGGGCTGGTTAAATATCACAAGTTCAGACCTATTGTCGTACACAGATTCGCATTAAAAAAAGAAAAAAAAGAGGAAGAAGGTACTGATATTACCATGGGCATGTCGGAAGGCGATAATGCGCCCGCTGAGAAGGAAGTATGGTTTGGCATGGTCCATACAAGTCCGCATGGCGACGAATTTGACAGAAGAGAAATCTATGTGAATCAACTGAGCGAATCCATACCGGCACTGAGAGACGAGGCGGCTGGCAAAAATGCGCAATTGGTCATTGGTGGTGATTATTACATCGCAGAGGAAGCATTGATCACAAGTCCTCCTAAATTACAATATGAAGATAATAACTATGTAGATGATACCGGGTTCAAGATGGATAGCTCGGAGGTCTCCCGCCGGGGCTTGAAAGCGGGCAAGTATGTGGGGAAGTCTGGCCGGGTTAAAACAGTTAAAGAGACCAACATGGAATTGGAGGGAGAGACAGAGGCAAAGACAGAGATGCCAATTGGCGCAGTAACGGCTGTAGATACTGAGATGCAACCTGAGATTGAAACAGGGGCAAAGACAGTTACGGAAATTGGCCCGGTAACTAATAAAAAACCGGAGATAGAGCTGGATGTAGAGACGGATGCAAAGGAAGGCAAGAAGAAAGAGGAAGAAGAAAATCCTTATGTGCAGGGGAAAATGAACGAAATCAGGAACATGGTACACCCCTTAACAGATGACCCATATAATTTTAAGGATACCTTAAGCAAGGAAAAGATGAAGGATGTGCGCTCCCTGACTGGTACGAATGAAAATAGCCTGGGGTTGCAAAGCGCAGATTACTTCATCATCGATCAGGCCACATCCCAAACGTATCAGACCGGGATCATAGACCCCGTTACCGGTATACCGCTTTATATGGAAAGCGATAACCGGGAAATGTCAGATGCCTGGTTCGCTTTTAGTGATCACGTACCGGTGATGCTGGTCGTATCTCCGAACGAAGATGACAAATCCGTCAACAACGCATTTGCGGGCAATAGAGGATATTTTGACAGCGATCCTTCCAGCTTGAATCTCTTTGACCTGAGATACCTTCAGATATCCAATGCAATGGCCAGGATCCGGGAGGACGTGAGTTTATACCCTAAAGAGCATGTCGATTTCCTTGAAAAGCACTTTGCCCTGTTACAGGACAGACGCAAATCAGGAATAATCGGAGATGATGCCCTGCTATTTATGAACAGGTTCATAATAGATATAGATAGCGTAATGGCGGGTAAAAAAGAAAGGATGGATATCTCCACGGAAATGTTTGAAGTGTATCAGGCAAGAGAAGCTTACATAACGACAGTTCTTTACCAGATATGGTCCGACATGTATTCAATCAGGGACAATGATGGGAATAATGATGTGCTCCTGATACATATTGACGATGTACGGATGATCCTCAAAGAGGAAAAAATAAATGCACTCCACAATAGAGGCAAAGGTATGGGCAATCAGGCATCAAAAGAAGCCAGACAGGTCCTTGAGAGATATGTACAAACATCTTCTTTGGATGCACTAGACGAAACTTTCGAAGCACTGATTACCTATCCTCCGGTGATGGATAATCTTGCACGTGAGAAAGCCCAGTATAATCTGGTGATGGATGATTTTTCACATCGGAAAGCCGAAATAACAACAGCTTTGTTACAGGGACTGATGGAGCAGATCGGGTTATATGTGAATGGAATGATGGAGGATGAGGCAACAGATAAGGGAAAGAAACAGGTAAACATCAGGAGCAACTTCAATTTGTTCGCAGAACTTATAGGGAATGCCGGAACGACGCATAAGGTACGTAAAAAGCATGACAAGAGCTTTTCTGGTGATATCTATGGAGAAAACCTGCAGGATACTACCCAGGAGCTTGCCCTCTTTGGCGGAATACCCAACAGGGGAAATGATTGTTTCATGAATTCATTGTGTCAGCTGTTGACACTGCCCGCTTATCAGGAACTGGCCCTGGATTTCGAAGTACGGGACTTTATCAATAAAATAGGTAAACCGGAGCCGATCAAAAGAATAGACGTCTGGGAGTTACGCCTGTATTTATTTGCAGTGAACCGGATTAATACGATGGGCGGACAAGAGGACGCTACCGAGCTGCTTGGCAAGCTGATGGATGAAATTGAACCACTGTTGGTAAATGATAAGCAACAATACGACGATACATTTAAAATCCTGAGTAGCTATAAACGCACCATCACCGGATCAATGCCGGATGTTACTAATGCGCCTGTAGATCAAAGTATTGTGCAATGGGTCAACAATGAAAAAACAACGGACCAGGCGCCGGAAAATATACTGTACGTACCAATTGATAGTGCAACAGGTCTCGTGAATTGGTTACAGTCTCCTAAACGACAGTATTCATTCCTGCCCGGCTTAGAATGGGCTGCTATGAACGATCAATGGCATAGTGTAATAAAGATGGAAGAAGAGGTCGTATTCAAACGTTTACCTGCCGTATTAACTATCGCATTAAATCGTTTTGGGAATGATCTGCAGAAAATCAACAAGAAATTCGAAATGCCGGTTAAATTCAGCCAGATCTCCAATGATGGTGGCATAAGAATGGAGCATTTCTACGAACTGAATGGATTTGTCTATCATCAGGGTACTACCCGCAGTGAAGGCCATTACTGGATGCATAAAAAACAAGGCGACAACTGGATGAAAGCCGAAGATGCATATGTGGACCCTTCAAATATGGAAGAATCTGACAATGAAAGAACGTTCTCCCATGACATTGACAACGCATATATCTATACCTATGTTCGTACACATACAGCGCAGCCTCAGGACATGGGTCCTGTTCCGTGGGATGGGACTTATATGGAACAGGAGAACGATGGCAACGTAGAAACACCGGTTACAGGAAGTAGTCCTAATACGAATAAGCAGCCGGAATATTTCTTCCTGTAG
- a CDS encoding ThuA domain-containing protein, with protein sequence MVRRDLWTFMLLSVIGTFGTIYANAQTLRVLVFSKTEGFRHSSIEPGKAAFSKMAAEKNFAVDFTEDASFFNTAVLKRYSAVVFLSTTGDVLNDAQQQEFERYIQAGGGFVGIHAATDCEYDWPWYGRLVGAWFLDHPMPNNVQKGKYYVTAKNSFATKEMPDTFQRMDEFYSFKQIDPGIHPLIKIDEKSYTGGKNGDNHPMSWYHDFDGGRSFYTNMGHTDETFKEDLFLKHLYAGLQYAMSAGKPVTLDYSKAKPEENRFTKVILAEKLNEPMEISVLNDGRILFVERHGAVKLYNIKTKQLKTIATIPVSTKYKDKEGKESEAEDGLLGLNKDPDFASNHWIYLYYSDPAKPQNILTRYTLNGDILDLKSRKVLLEIPTQREQCCHTGGSIDWDGKGNLYLSTGDNTSPRATTYAPIDERAARSPWDAQKSSANTNDLRGKIIRIKPQPDGSYTIPEGNLFPKGTAKTRPEIYIMGDRNPFRLAVDKKSGFLYWGEIGPDASDDSLKGPAGQDEINQAKKPGNYGWPYFVGDNIAYPRVDFTNEQVGGKFDPSKPINTSPNNTGLNELPPAEKAFIWYPYGVSKEFPLLGSGGRSAMAGPVFYSDDFKKAQRAFPDYYDGKLLIYEWMRGWIMAVTLDKDANYVSMERVMPSYKFSNPMDMEFAANGDLYMLEYGSGWFSANDDARLIRIEYNSGNRQPMIRMSTDKPGGAIPLTVNLSAAGTSDPDGDTLKYVWKVTSKNGYTKTIAGQDAALTFAKPGLYKASLTVSDGKGSTAVQSIELTAGNEAPDVRIDIGSNNKSFFKVDKTYTYKVDVKDKEDGSLSAGKIKAADIAVNIDYVMPGQDNQPPATGHKTAPVSSTNTKGLKLLTASDCRACHTDYKKSIGPAYFAVSKKYQGNNSILEKLVKKTITGGKGVWGDVAMPAHPQLSADDAAEMIKYILDLSKPKTTVKSLPVTGTYAAKLPAGEKGAGLFVFNATYTDKGSNGLPGITSVDSITLRNPSINPTKYDIVKDATKMSFSGNSFIIPVQSGSYIGLNHIDLTGITAIDFMAMAPKAQINAAGGIIELHIDTPDGKLLGQTPFIGDAPGGAMFGGKPTQLSVTPTNGFHDIYLVFRNKDAAPGSSLMIVLNTTFRMAD encoded by the coding sequence ATGGTCAGGAGAGATCTATGGACTTTTATGCTGTTATCAGTTATTGGAACTTTCGGAACGATCTATGCCAATGCACAGACACTCCGTGTGCTTGTGTTTTCCAAAACAGAGGGCTTCCGGCATTCTTCTATTGAACCAGGAAAGGCGGCTTTTTCAAAAATGGCTGCTGAAAAAAACTTTGCGGTAGACTTCACCGAAGACGCCTCGTTCTTCAATACCGCCGTGCTCAAACGATACAGTGCAGTGGTCTTTCTCAGCACCACAGGCGATGTACTGAACGATGCACAACAACAGGAGTTTGAGCGATACATACAGGCAGGTGGTGGCTTCGTAGGTATCCATGCAGCCACAGATTGCGAATATGACTGGCCCTGGTACGGCCGGCTTGTAGGCGCCTGGTTCCTGGACCACCCCATGCCGAACAATGTCCAGAAAGGTAAGTACTATGTAACCGCTAAAAACAGCTTTGCTACCAAAGAAATGCCGGACACCTTTCAAAGGATGGACGAATTTTATAGCTTTAAACAGATAGATCCTGGTATACATCCACTGATAAAGATTGATGAAAAGAGCTATACCGGTGGCAAGAATGGCGATAATCACCCTATGAGCTGGTACCACGATTTTGACGGTGGCCGTTCCTTCTACACCAACATGGGACATACAGATGAAACATTCAAAGAAGACCTGTTCTTAAAACACCTGTATGCTGGTTTGCAATATGCAATGAGTGCCGGTAAACCTGTTACATTAGACTACTCAAAAGCGAAACCGGAAGAAAACAGGTTCACCAAAGTGATATTGGCGGAGAAACTGAATGAACCAATGGAAATATCAGTGCTGAATGATGGCCGTATATTGTTCGTTGAGCGACATGGTGCTGTAAAACTCTACAACATCAAAACAAAGCAATTAAAGACCATCGCAACCATTCCCGTAAGTACAAAATATAAAGATAAAGAAGGCAAAGAGTCAGAAGCGGAGGATGGTTTATTGGGACTGAATAAAGACCCGGACTTCGCTTCAAATCACTGGATATACCTGTATTATTCCGATCCTGCTAAACCGCAGAATATCCTTACCAGGTATACACTAAACGGCGATATACTCGACCTGAAATCCAGGAAGGTATTGCTGGAAATACCCACACAACGTGAACAATGCTGTCATACAGGAGGCTCGATTGACTGGGACGGAAAAGGTAACCTCTATCTGTCTACCGGAGATAATACGAGTCCGCGGGCGACGACCTACGCACCTATTGATGAACGTGCCGCTAGATCTCCCTGGGATGCACAGAAATCTTCTGCAAATACCAACGATTTAAGAGGTAAGATCATTCGTATTAAACCACAGCCGGATGGCTCCTATACTATTCCGGAAGGGAACCTTTTCCCGAAAGGTACTGCGAAGACACGCCCGGAAATCTATATCATGGGTGACAGAAATCCTTTCAGATTAGCAGTGGACAAGAAGTCCGGTTTCCTGTACTGGGGAGAAATCGGGCCTGACGCCAGTGACGACTCATTAAAAGGTCCCGCAGGACAAGATGAAATCAACCAGGCAAAAAAACCGGGTAACTACGGATGGCCTTATTTTGTCGGAGACAACATCGCTTATCCCAGGGTAGATTTTACCAACGAACAAGTGGGTGGTAAATTCGATCCTTCAAAACCTATCAATACATCTCCCAATAATACCGGTCTGAATGAATTACCGCCTGCAGAGAAGGCTTTTATCTGGTATCCCTACGGTGTATCTAAAGAGTTTCCTTTACTGGGAAGCGGTGGTAGAAGCGCCATGGCCGGTCCCGTTTTCTATAGTGATGATTTCAAAAAAGCACAACGTGCTTTCCCGGACTACTATGACGGAAAACTCTTGATATACGAATGGATGAGAGGATGGATCATGGCCGTAACGCTGGACAAAGACGCAAACTATGTGTCAATGGAAAGAGTGATGCCCAGCTATAAATTCAGTAATCCGATGGATATGGAGTTTGCCGCTAACGGCGATCTGTATATGCTCGAATATGGATCAGGTTGGTTTTCTGCGAATGATGATGCCAGGTTGATCCGTATCGAATACAACAGCGGTAACAGGCAACCCATGATCCGTATGTCAACAGATAAACCGGGTGGCGCCATTCCTTTAACCGTGAATCTCTCCGCCGCAGGTACCAGTGATCCGGATGGAGATACCCTGAAGTATGTATGGAAAGTCACTTCAAAGAACGGATATACCAAGACCATCGCCGGACAAGACGCTGCACTCACTTTTGCAAAACCTGGGTTGTATAAGGCCAGTCTGACTGTATCTGATGGAAAAGGTAGTACCGCTGTACAATCTATCGAACTGACTGCAGGCAACGAAGCGCCTGATGTGAGAATCGATATCGGCAGTAATAACAAGAGTTTCTTTAAGGTAGACAAAACCTATACGTATAAAGTCGATGTAAAAGACAAAGAAGACGGTTCCTTATCCGCTGGTAAAATAAAAGCTGCGGATATCGCGGTGAACATTGATTATGTAATGCCCGGACAGGACAATCAACCGCCGGCAACAGGACATAAAACAGCCCCTGTTTCCTCTACAAATACAAAAGGGCTGAAGTTGCTGACGGCAAGTGATTGCAGGGCCTGTCATACGGATTATAAAAAATCCATAGGACCGGCTTATTTCGCCGTGTCGAAGAAATATCAGGGTAATAACAGTATATTGGAAAAGCTGGTAAAAAAGACAATCACAGGTGGTAAAGGCGTATGGGGAGATGTGGCCATGCCAGCGCATCCGCAATTGTCCGCAGATGATGCCGCCGAAATGATTAAATACATCCTCGATTTATCCAAACCTAAAACCACTGTTAAGTCACTACCGGTAACAGGTACTTATGCAGCGAAGCTGCCGGCAGGAGAGAAGGGAGCCGGCCTGTTTGTCTTTAATGCCACATATACGGACAAAGGAAGTAATGGTCTGCCAGGTATTACTTCCGTAGACTCGATTACACTGCGTAATCCCAGTATCAATCCAACGAAATATGATATCGTAAAGGATGCAACGAAGATGAGCTTTAGTGGCAACAGCTTTATTATCCCCGTACAATCGGGTAGTTATATCGGTTTAAATCATATCGACCTGACAGGTATTACCGCAATAGACTTCATGGCGATGGCGCCAAAAGCACAGATCAATGCGGCAGGTGGTATTATCGAACTGCATATAGATACCCCGGATGGTAAATTGCTCGGACAAACACCCTTTATTGGCGATGCACCCGGAGGGGCTATGTTCGGCGGTAAACCGACACAGTTATCCGTTACTCCTACAAATGGCTTCCATGATATCTACCTGGTGTTCAGAAACAAAGATGCAGCACCGGGATCCTCCCTGATGATCGTTCTGAATACAACTTTCAGAATGGCAGATTAA
- a CDS encoding NUDIX hydrolase: MGTNDLDTAYFDEQLYVRNVAVDNVIFGYHDRELKVLLQKPKLLDKWTVAGGYILKTESVEEAAHNIAFMRTGLKDLFLEQFKTFGSPTRIKDEWLDIEKVFENAGLNPPTEAWIRDYSVSIAFYTLTEFSLVTVQKASFDEAIEWWPVAQLPRMMFDHALIIEEALKALQRDIYHYPIGYELLPRKFTLPEIHSLYETILGKTLDNRNFTRKLLSTGIIKKLDETRNIGAHRSPFLYKFEKKQYDAALKNGIFLGF; the protein is encoded by the coding sequence ATGGGTACAAACGATTTAGACACTGCTTATTTTGATGAACAGCTGTATGTCAGGAATGTGGCTGTTGACAATGTAATCTTCGGTTATCATGACCGGGAATTGAAAGTGTTGTTGCAAAAGCCGAAGCTCCTGGACAAATGGACGGTAGCGGGTGGTTATATCCTTAAAACAGAATCAGTTGAGGAAGCCGCGCATAATATTGCTTTTATGCGGACGGGCTTAAAAGATCTTTTCCTGGAACAATTTAAGACGTTTGGGAGTCCTACAAGAATAAAGGACGAGTGGCTGGACATAGAGAAAGTATTTGAAAATGCGGGTTTAAATCCGCCTACGGAAGCCTGGATCCGGGACTATAGTGTGTCCATTGCCTTTTATACGCTCACGGAATTCTCGCTCGTTACGGTGCAAAAAGCATCCTTTGACGAGGCGATTGAATGGTGGCCGGTGGCACAGTTGCCCAGGATGATGTTTGATCATGCATTGATCATTGAAGAAGCCCTGAAAGCTTTGCAAAGAGATATCTATCACTACCCTATCGGATATGAGTTGCTGCCCCGGAAGTTTACGCTTCCGGAAATTCATAGTCTGTATGAGACTATTCTTGGCAAAACACTGGACAACCGCAACTTCACGAGAAAGCTGCTTTCAACCGGTATCATCAAAAAGCTGGATGAAACCAGGAACATCGGCGCACACCGCTCCCCTTTCCTCTACAAATTTGAGAAGAAGCAATACGATGCCGCCCTGAAGAACGGTATCTTCTTAGGCTTTTAA